In Runella sp. SP2, the genomic window AAACCAATACTGTCGATAAACTTATGTAAAAAGAATGCGCGGGTTTGGAATAATTCATTCAAAATAAGATTTAGAGAGCTCTGTAGTTCGTTTAGTGAGGTATTAACAAGTAAACAAATGTAAGTGTTATGCAAAAATGGTGTTTAGGTATCGTACCGAAAGCCCCTAAAAATGAGAGCAAACGGCTTTTTGACGCTACAATCCCTTTTGTAAGTTTATTACGATAAAAAAGGGCTTTCGTCCTACTGTAAAAGTGGATTGAAGCCCTTAATTTACCTAGTAAAATGTACAAATCACCCCTATCGCTCGACGGAATGATTGATTTTGTCGATATTTTTAAAATTCCATCAGGCGTTTTACATTTTCTTGGTAGGCGCTGCCCGACTCGATTTTGCTTTGTTTTTGATCAAGCATTACAATCATGTATTTGCCCGTAAAATACCGCTCCATCTCCCTGATTTTGGCGCTATTTACAATCGTTGAGCGGCTTACTCTGACAAAATTTGACGGTAGTTTTTCTTCTAAACTGGCAATGGTATAGCTCATCAAATATTGTTTATTATCGACGGTATTGAGTAGCACGTACTTGTCTTCGGCCTGAAAAAAACTAATGTCCGACAGCGGGACAAACAAGATTTTATCGCCGCTTTTGACCGAAATAGAGTGCATTTCTTTCTTCGGTACCATGCTTCCGATGAGTTGCCTGAGGCTTTCTTGGCTGAGTGTTGGTTCTTGTTCGGGACGTAGGTTTCGGAGTTTGTCCATCGTTTTGGCCAAACGTTCTTTTTCAACGGGCTTGAGCAAATAATCAATGGAATTTTCTTCAAAGGCTTTGATAGCGTACTGGTCGTAGGCGGTCACGAAAACGACCATAGGCATATACGACAGCCGTGATAGCATCTCAAAACCCGTCATTTGGGGCATTTCGATGTCCAGAAAAAGTAAATTGGGGCGTAGCGTTTCAATTTTTTGAATGCCTTCGAGGCCGTTTAGGGCTTCGTCAACCACCTCAATGAGGTCGTCAAACTGTGCCAATAAACGTTTGAGACGCCCTAAGGCAATGGGTTCGTCGTCGATAAGAAGGGTAGTAAACATAGCTAAAAGTCGTTAGAGGCAATGGTTTATTTCCAGTCAGTCCACTCGTGGTCACGCGGAAGGCTGATAATCACTGCTTTGTGGTCGTTGTTTTGAATTTGTAAAGTGGCCTTGTCGCCATATACCAATTGAAGCTTTTCCCGAATACTTCGTAAACCATACCCACTGGCCACTTCTTCCTTAAAGGCTGGGCCATTGTCGTGAATCGTAAACAAAACATGGTTGGAGGTGCGTTCGATGCAAATTTCGATAATTCCGTGGTCAAGCAACTGCGAAATACCGTGTTTGATGGCGTTTTCGACCAATGGTTGCAGCAAAAAACGCGGGATTTTTACGTCCAACAACGAAGGTTGTACTTCTACCTTAAACTGTAGCCGATTCCCAAACCGCATTTGTTCAATGGCCAAATACGATTTTACTACTTCCAATTCTTCAGCAATGCTGTGGCTGTATGCCTCAGAACGGCCCGTCGTAGAGCGAAACAATTTCGATAACTGAATTGTCATTTCTTCGGCTTTGTCGGGGTCTTGGTGGACAAGCCCCGCGATGCTGTTGAGTGAATTGTATAGAAAATGAGGATTGATGCGCGCTTCGAGGGCATTGAGTTGGGCCTTGGTTTTTAATTTTTCGAGGTTGAGCAATTGGTATTCTTGTTCCGAAATCTTGCGGGTAATCTGCCGCGTGCGTTGCCAATAATACAAATAAGCACAACTCACTATTTGGGGTAAAATCAAGTAAAAAATAGTGGTTGACTTCACGTTGCTGGGCCAAGATGCAACGGGGATTTTGCTCCAATAAAAAATGCCAATGACGGTCTGGAACGAAAGAACAAATAGAAAGGTAAGTCCAATGACCGTGAGGTACTTGGCCCAAGGGAAATGAACTTTTGAATCGAGAAAATGAATAAAAATTTGCAGCGCTAACCAGGCTCCGAGGCTATTGGCAATATTGGAAAAAAAGATGCCCGTGGATAAAATGTTATGGGAACGAAAAAACTCCAATGAAAAATACA contains:
- a CDS encoding LytTR family DNA-binding domain-containing protein; its protein translation is MFTTLLIDDEPIALGRLKRLLAQFDDLIEVVDEALNGLEGIQKIETLRPNLLFLDIEMPQMTGFEMLSRLSYMPMVVFVTAYDQYAIKAFEENSIDYLLKPVEKERLAKTMDKLRNLRPEQEPTLSQESLRQLIGSMVPKKEMHSISVKSGDKILFVPLSDISFFQAEDKYVLLNTVDNKQYLMSYTIASLEEKLPSNFVRVSRSTIVNSAKIREMERYFTGKYMIVMLDQKQSKIESGSAYQENVKRLMEF